One Vibrio penaeicida DNA segment encodes these proteins:
- a CDS encoding phosphate ABC transporter substrate-binding protein yields the protein MLNKLIVVAALALSTSANAAVVVVGNPSMDALSAATVKKLYLGKAKSLNIDVVDLADGDALKEEFHQKVTGKTEAQLQAYWAKRVFTGKGQPPKALPNADLVKNTVQTGNNIIGYIDETQVDSSVKVLLKP from the coding sequence ATGTTGAACAAATTAATCGTTGTAGCGGCATTGGCTCTGAGTACAAGCGCAAATGCCGCAGTAGTTGTTGTTGGTAACCCTTCAATGGACGCCCTTAGTGCTGCAACCGTCAAGAAACTCTACCTTGGCAAAGCAAAATCTCTCAATATTGACGTTGTGGATCTCGCTGATGGCGACGCGCTCAAAGAGGAATTCCACCAAAAAGTCACTGGGAAAACAGAAGCGCAGTTGCAAGCTTATTGGGCAAAGCGTGTGTTTACAGGTAAAGGGCAACCACCAAAAGCTCTACCTAATGCTGATCTGGTAAAAAATACGGTTCAAACAGGCAACAACATCATCGGTTACATTGACGAAACCCAAGTTGACAGTAGTGTGAAAGTGTTGCTCAAACCTTAG
- a CDS encoding methyl-accepting chemotaxis protein encodes MLLSRYISIRYQFILLLLIVSASLLTIIFMNVSIHKESSERLNALESRYYPALERAVKLNSLLPSLKQQFDAAVVMEDESALITADELTQTLLNDAQKGARVLPEYAQNFENFASSLQTYSQQAKQLSLDFIELNSTFDELSHRATLIDKQLKALHSISDQLRENIRKQVVETIQTSEAEANQASSVSILLGGILIVSLGVTSFAIQHSITKSISLVTQKMKEIASGDGDLTARIEYNGKDEISLLVSRVNQFIEKLQVIIKSTLNSSNMLEKVSTRMEYSAQNTLALNNQQQIQIEDVTRSIGEMLGSIKHVVDFASQADRQAQSANQKAEQGAEVVTKTSNQIELLAEKIRTTAAKLAELESNTNNVGSILSTIQNVAEQTNLLALNAAIEAARAGEHGRGFAVVADEVRVLASNTQSSATEINALLVELQNEAHGAVEAMSQGLESSSLGVHNAREAGQSLSEITTQVASITQVNKQIAQATELQHQTSNQIQQRLDDFTDCSQQVSHSTSELESLSHELSNIVAQLSQSTSQFKV; translated from the coding sequence ATGCTACTGTCCCGCTACATTTCAATCCGCTATCAATTTATCTTGTTGCTGCTTATTGTATCTGCAAGTTTGCTGACCATCATTTTCATGAATGTCAGTATCCATAAAGAAAGCAGTGAGCGCCTTAATGCCTTAGAAAGTCGATACTACCCTGCACTAGAGCGGGCAGTAAAACTGAACTCTTTGCTTCCGAGCTTAAAACAGCAATTTGATGCCGCTGTTGTAATGGAAGATGAATCCGCACTGATCACAGCAGATGAACTCACCCAAACGCTACTCAACGATGCACAAAAAGGGGCACGTGTACTGCCTGAGTATGCCCAAAACTTTGAGAACTTCGCTTCTTCTCTACAAACATACTCTCAGCAAGCAAAACAGCTCAGCCTAGATTTTATTGAGCTGAATAGCACTTTCGACGAGTTGAGCCACCGCGCTACGCTCATCGATAAACAACTTAAAGCGCTGCACTCTATCTCCGATCAGCTTCGAGAAAACATACGAAAGCAAGTTGTAGAGACCATTCAAACGTCTGAAGCGGAAGCGAACCAAGCTTCGTCTGTTTCCATACTATTGGGTGGTATCCTTATTGTTTCCCTTGGTGTCACTTCATTTGCCATTCAACATTCCATTACAAAGTCGATTTCTTTAGTGACACAAAAGATGAAAGAGATTGCCAGTGGAGATGGCGACCTAACTGCGCGCATTGAATACAACGGTAAAGATGAAATCTCACTATTGGTTAGTCGAGTCAATCAGTTCATCGAGAAGCTACAAGTCATCATAAAAAGTACACTTAACAGTAGCAACATGCTTGAAAAAGTCTCTACTCGCATGGAATACAGCGCTCAGAACACGCTGGCTTTAAATAACCAGCAACAAATACAAATTGAAGATGTTACCCGCTCTATTGGCGAAATGCTGGGCTCTATCAAGCATGTGGTTGATTTCGCCTCACAAGCCGATCGACAAGCTCAATCTGCCAATCAAAAAGCAGAGCAAGGGGCAGAAGTCGTGACCAAGACTTCCAATCAAATAGAGTTACTCGCAGAAAAAATTCGAACTACCGCTGCCAAACTAGCTGAACTTGAATCGAATACAAATAACGTGGGTTCTATCTTGAGCACCATTCAAAATGTTGCGGAGCAAACAAACCTGCTGGCACTCAATGCCGCTATCGAAGCTGCCCGAGCGGGTGAGCACGGCCGTGGGTTTGCTGTTGTAGCTGATGAGGTTAGAGTGCTTGCCAGCAATACGCAAAGCTCAGCAACAGAAATAAATGCCCTTCTTGTAGAGCTGCAAAACGAAGCTCATGGCGCAGTTGAAGCGATGTCTCAGGGCTTAGAGAGCTCGTCGCTCGGTGTACACAACGCGCGAGAAGCTGGGCAAAGTCTGTCTGAAATCACCACGCAGGTTGCAAGTATCACTCAAGTGAATAAGCAAATTGCTCAGGCGACTGAATTGCAGCATCAAACTTCCAATCAGATCCAACAACGGCTGGATGACTTTACTGATTGTTCTCAACAAGTCTCGCATTCCACTAGCGAACTCGAATCTCTCAGTCACGAGCTAAGTAACATTGTCGCTCAACTGAGCCAATCCACCTCTCAATTTAAAGTCTAA
- a CDS encoding TetR/AcrR family transcriptional regulator, giving the protein MPMNENREAILKAAEELFFTHAFKRVTFRLIAQKAGVSPALVVYYFKNKEQLFDQLIEEHTPRLAKEFSSFKSRSQVQLSEIIVKYVQFWQNHPNIPILLTRGGLSQDFESRKKLEESRFNHVTKQTLYSALKKVPGCNDMNIDYYYMLVSSLSTQPYLNIDNNEACSKFNITDYTRVLEDLKFSAPSMC; this is encoded by the coding sequence ATGCCAATGAATGAAAATAGAGAAGCGATATTAAAAGCAGCTGAAGAGTTATTTTTCACCCATGCATTTAAAAGAGTGACATTTAGATTAATTGCGCAAAAAGCCGGCGTGAGTCCTGCGCTAGTTGTTTATTATTTTAAGAATAAAGAACAGTTATTTGATCAATTAATTGAAGAGCATACTCCTAGGCTTGCGAAAGAGTTTTCTTCTTTCAAATCAAGGAGCCAAGTTCAGCTATCAGAAATTATTGTAAAGTATGTACAGTTTTGGCAAAACCACCCTAATATCCCTATTCTTCTTACGCGCGGAGGATTAAGCCAAGACTTTGAATCTAGGAAGAAATTAGAGGAATCGCGCTTTAATCATGTCACCAAACAAACTTTGTATTCCGCTCTTAAAAAGGTGCCAGGTTGTAATGATATGAATATCGACTATTACTATATGTTGGTCTCTTCTCTGAGTACGCAGCCATATTTAAATATCGATAACAACGAAGCTTGTAGTAAATTTAACATCACGGACTATACCCGAGTTTTGGAAGACTTGAAATTTTCTGCCCCTTCAATGTGCTAA